One genomic region from Mycoplasmoides pirum ATCC 25960 encodes:
- a CDS encoding replication-associated recombination protein A, with product MADFLANKMRPKTIKNVFGQDHLLNSNGILTRMVKAKKPFSLIFYGKPGIGKSTLAISLANDLKVPYQIFNAANDNKEKLNNILSIAKISKSYIIILEEIHQLNRDKQDILLSALEQGQIFMFATTTENPFFVINPAIRSRCQILQLKPLTNDQVFEGLKKLINDLKIKNIDSEILKNISYKVQGDLRAALNIIDVIVNLYSDKKIDKKILDNITNESYITNSHYDDEFHNLKSALHKSIRGSDVDASLHYLARLILSHDLVSISRRLIMVAYEDIGLANPNLCMRTYLGLQAAKEVGFPEASTILGNLVIELALSPKSNSAYLAINDALTDASSGNSYEIPKHLWDSHYASSYKLGVKGYKYPHDYKNAWVEQQYLPNEIIDKQYYFPTEHSINEKKLTEWLKKLNRYKED from the coding sequence ATGGCAGATTTTTTAGCAAATAAAATGCGGCCCAAAACAATTAAAAATGTTTTTGGACAAGATCATTTATTAAATAGTAATGGCATTTTAACAAGAATGGTTAAAGCTAAAAAACCCTTTTCTTTAATCTTTTATGGAAAACCAGGAATAGGTAAATCTACTTTAGCAATTTCATTAGCAAATGATTTGAAAGTTCCATATCAAATATTTAACGCAGCAAATGATAATAAAGAAAAACTTAACAACATTTTATCAATAGCTAAAATATCTAAAAGTTACATTATAATTTTGGAAGAAATTCATCAGTTAAATAGAGACAAACAAGATATTCTATTATCTGCATTAGAGCAAGGTCAAATCTTTATGTTTGCTACAACAACAGAGAATCCATTTTTTGTGATTAATCCCGCAATTAGAAGTCGATGCCAAATTTTACAATTAAAACCATTAACAAACGATCAAGTATTTGAGGGTTTAAAAAAGTTAATAAATGATTTGAAAATAAAAAACATTGATTCAGAAATTTTAAAAAACATTTCTTATAAAGTACAAGGTGATTTACGTGCAGCATTAAACATTATTGATGTAATAGTTAATTTGTATTCAGATAAAAAAATAGATAAAAAAATTTTAGATAATATAACTAATGAATCATACATAACTAATTCTCATTATGATGATGAATTCCATAATTTAAAATCGGCATTGCATAAATCTATTCGAGGTAGTGATGTTGATGCCTCACTTCATTATCTGGCTAGATTAATATTAAGCCATGACTTGGTTTCTATTTCTCGTAGATTAATAATGGTTGCGTATGAAGATATAGGATTAGCAAATCCCAATTTATGTATGCGCACTTATTTAGGTTTGCAAGCTGCCAAAGAAGTTGGTTTTCCAGAAGCATCAACAATTTTAGGTAATTTAGTAATTGAATTAGCATTATCTCCTAAATCTAATTCTGCTTATTTAGCAATTAATGATGCATTAACAGATGCTTCCAGTGGTAATTCTTATGAAATTCCAAAACATCTTTGAGATAGTCATTATGCATCAAGTTATAAATTAGGTGTTAAAGGTTATAAATATCCCCATGATTATAAAAATGCATGAGTGGAACAGCAATATTTACCAAATGAAATAATTGATAAACAATATTATTTTCCTACTGAACACAGCATTAATGAAAAAAAATTAACAGAATGGTTGAAAAAATTGAATCGGTATAAAGAAGATTAA
- a CDS encoding APC family permease, with protein MKVEHARKIGFFSALAMSLGTIIGIGIFFKNIPIIKAQAIENSDMFSFWSGIVSWIIAAVIILCAAISFSKIATNYSSNGGLASWTENLSREVSTTRLGGKMKIQYLGRFVRIQHSAYYLGIFAGVLPFLAVEGLYNAIDIAVNNTPSGQVHFGYIFLGGFIILISLIGINFLSSRGSRSSSYIQNTSMLLKIIPLGIALIIGLSNINQSNILDKNVNDLMNSPIKDLYPTDITKQLIPTTTIFNVKGMFIALPSILFAFDSFTNVGNLPDRVNNPKKTIPIVLVVSIIIASIVYILIAIGAGFTGFGDVGTIFKTLVPDNLANAASIRKGLDITINIFVTISAIGVVNGMSFTLFESCKSLIGSGQIMGWKKLSVLNEKYNNRGTLILILIITCSFNIIIGSVATIVNNDALVDSVTNFPTLFFIPIYAIVLLLGSIQRNRFVRNSKTISFEIITGIAILGFFVVFGYFFFYQYIYEVIANANMDSNSGLFFNSNIGAQKWKNYDDAIVFWVLLAWFISFPFINHFVIKKTGGYKVSFNDAIIEHK; from the coding sequence ATGAAAGTAGAACATGCTAGAAAAATTGGTTTTTTTAGTGCATTAGCAATGTCACTAGGAACAATTATTGGAATAGGTATTTTTTTTAAAAATATTCCAATAATAAAAGCACAAGCAATAGAAAACAGTGATATGTTTTCTTTTTGAAGTGGCATTGTTTCTTGAATTATAGCAGCAGTAATTATTTTGTGTGCTGCAATCTCTTTTTCTAAAATAGCTACAAATTATTCATCTAATGGTGGTTTAGCAAGTTGAACAGAAAATTTATCTAGAGAAGTTTCGACAACTAGACTAGGTGGAAAAATGAAAATTCAATATCTAGGTAGATTTGTAAGAATTCAACATTCAGCTTATTACTTAGGTATTTTCGCGGGAGTATTACCTTTTCTAGCAGTTGAAGGTTTATATAATGCAATTGACATAGCTGTTAATAATACACCATCTGGTCAAGTGCATTTTGGATATATATTTTTAGGTGGTTTTATAATATTAATATCATTAATAGGAATTAATTTTTTGAGCTCACGTGGTTCAAGATCTTCTTCATATATTCAAAATACTTCAATGCTTTTAAAAATTATTCCTTTAGGTATAGCTTTAATAATTGGTTTATCCAATATTAATCAATCTAATATTTTAGATAAAAATGTAAATGATTTAATGAATTCGCCTATTAAAGATTTATATCCAACAGATATTACAAAACAATTAATTCCTACGACAACTATTTTTAATGTTAAGGGCATGTTTATTGCTTTGCCAAGTATTTTATTTGCTTTTGATTCATTTACAAATGTTGGAAATCTACCTGATAGAGTCAACAATCCTAAAAAAACTATTCCAATAGTTTTAGTGGTTTCAATTATTATTGCATCAATTGTTTACATTTTGATTGCAATTGGTGCGGGTTTTACTGGTTTTGGAGATGTTGGAACTATTTTTAAAACTCTTGTCCCAGATAATTTGGCAAATGCAGCTAGTATTAGAAAAGGTCTTGATATAACAATTAACATTTTTGTTACCATAAGTGCAATCGGAGTTGTTAATGGAATGTCATTTACTCTTTTTGAAAGCTGCAAATCTTTAATTGGTTCTGGGCAAATTATGGGTTGAAAAAAATTAAGTGTATTGAATGAAAAATACAACAATAGAGGCACATTAATTCTAATTTTAATTATTACTTGTTCATTTAACATCATAATTGGTTCTGTTGCTACAATTGTAAACAATGATGCTCTCGTGGATTCGGTTACAAATTTTCCAACGTTATTTTTTATACCAATATACGCAATAGTCTTATTGCTTGGTTCTATTCAAAGAAATAGATTTGTTCGTAACAGTAAAACTATATCTTTTGAAATTATTACAGGAATTGCTATCTTAGGTTTTTTTGTTGTTTTTGGTTACTTCTTTTTTTATCAATATATTTATGAAGTAATTGCTAACGCTAATATGGATTCTAATTCTGGATTATTTTTTAATTCAAATATTGGAGCTCAAAAATGAAAAAATTATGATGATGCAATAGTTTTTTGAGTTTTATTAGCTTGATTTATAAGCTTTCCATTTATTAATCACTTTGTTATCAAAAAAACAGGCGGATATAAAGTGAGTTTTAATGATGCTATTATTGAACATAAATAA
- the uvrB gene encoding excinuclease ABC subunit UvrB, with the protein MKQANQTKFQLVSKYKPAGDQPKAIQTLVKNLKNKIKNQVLLGATGTGKTFTIAHVIQEINKPTLVLAHNKTLAAQLYSEFKELFPNNAVEYFVSYFDFYQPEAYIPRTDTYIEKSSVTNQEIEMLRLATLNSLTSRKDVIVVASIACIYPSAPPEDFEEFRIIIKTKNQYKINEFKHKLVSLNYKFNRIDLSPGNFRINGDIIDIAPGYTNEFYIRLSFFGDTLEEIVKVNPIDGVVLERLTAYVIGPADEYLMNRDRMDEALKRIKDELKDRLMQFTRENKLLEAERLEQRTNYDLEALKEFGFCTGIENYARHLELRGPEETPYTLFDYFGKDWLMVIDESHMSVPQVRGMYNTDKSRKESLIEYGFRLPSAKDNRPLNFDEFQSKLSNVIFVSATPNEWEIDFSKKHVIEQLVRPTGLVDPEIEIRPTKYQIDNLIEELHKQIAKKQRTFVTVMTIKMAEDLTEYLKERNIKVAYLHNELKTLERSLIINDLRRGKYDCVVGINLLREGLDVPEVSLVCIFDADKPGFFRSDKSLIQLIGRAARNIEGKVIMYADVITPAMKIAIDETNRRRKTQIEFNKKHNIKPQTIVKPIYDDLSNKESARDLQNFVSKKNKGEKATKKLIESFRIEMLEAAKKQDYERAAELRDIILELEAQMPYTKNKKKNK; encoded by the coding sequence ATGAAACAAGCAAATCAAACTAAATTTCAACTTGTAAGTAAGTATAAACCAGCAGGCGATCAGCCTAAAGCAATACAAACTTTAGTTAAAAATTTAAAAAATAAAATTAAAAATCAAGTTTTGCTTGGAGCAACTGGTACTGGTAAAACTTTTACAATTGCCCATGTAATTCAAGAAATAAATAAACCAACTTTAGTTTTAGCCCATAACAAAACTTTGGCTGCTCAATTATATTCTGAATTCAAAGAATTATTTCCTAACAATGCAGTTGAATATTTTGTTTCATATTTCGACTTTTATCAACCTGAAGCTTATATTCCCAGAACAGACACATACATTGAAAAATCATCAGTTACTAACCAAGAAATTGAAATGTTAAGATTAGCAACATTAAATTCTTTAACATCTAGAAAAGATGTAATAGTTGTGGCTTCTATAGCATGTATTTATCCAAGCGCCCCGCCTGAAGATTTTGAAGAATTTAGAATTATTATTAAAACAAAAAACCAATATAAAATTAATGAATTTAAACATAAATTAGTTTCATTAAATTATAAGTTTAATCGTATTGATTTATCCCCTGGTAATTTCAGAATTAATGGAGATATTATCGATATTGCACCAGGATATACAAATGAATTTTATATTCGGTTATCGTTTTTTGGAGATACTCTTGAAGAAATAGTGAAAGTTAATCCTATTGATGGTGTTGTTTTGGAAAGATTAACAGCTTATGTAATTGGTCCTGCAGATGAATATCTAATGAATCGAGATCGAATGGATGAAGCTTTAAAAAGAATCAAGGATGAATTAAAAGATCGTTTAATGCAATTTACAAGAGAAAATAAATTACTTGAAGCAGAACGATTAGAACAAAGAACTAATTATGATTTAGAAGCATTAAAAGAATTTGGGTTTTGCACAGGTATTGAAAATTATGCTCGCCATTTAGAGTTAAGAGGACCTGAAGAAACTCCTTATACATTATTTGATTATTTTGGTAAAGACTGATTAATGGTTATTGATGAATCTCATATGTCTGTACCTCAAGTTAGAGGAATGTATAATACTGATAAATCTCGTAAAGAAAGTTTAATTGAATATGGTTTTAGATTACCTTCAGCCAAAGACAATCGACCTTTAAATTTTGATGAATTCCAATCAAAACTTTCAAATGTAATTTTTGTTAGTGCAACACCTAACGAATGAGAAATTGATTTTTCAAAAAAACACGTGATTGAACAATTAGTTCGACCTACTGGTTTAGTTGATCCTGAAATTGAAATTAGACCCACAAAATATCAAATTGATAATTTAATTGAAGAATTACACAAACAAATAGCAAAAAAACAAAGAACTTTTGTAACTGTAATGACAATTAAAATGGCTGAAGATTTGACAGAATATTTAAAAGAACGAAATATTAAAGTTGCTTATTTACATAATGAATTAAAAACATTGGAACGTTCTTTAATAATTAATGATTTGCGACGTGGTAAGTATGATTGTGTAGTTGGAATTAATTTGTTGCGTGAGGGTTTGGATGTACCCGAAGTTTCATTAGTTTGTATTTTTGATGCAGATAAACCAGGTTTTTTTAGAAGTGATAAATCCCTGATTCAATTAATTGGTCGAGCTGCAAGAAATATTGAAGGTAAAGTTATTATGTATGCTGACGTAATAACTCCCGCAATGAAAATTGCAATAGATGAAACAAATCGTCGTCGAAAAACACAAATTGAATTTAATAAAAAACACAACATTAAACCCCAAACAATTGTTAAACCAATATATGATGATTTAAGTAACAAAGAAAGCGCTAGAGATTTACAAAATTTTGTTTCTAAAAAGAACAAAGGTGAGAAAGCTACTAAGAAACTAATTGAAAGTTTTAG
- a CDS encoding glycosyltransferase family 2 protein, which yields MYKFTIIIPTYNNAFYLKNAIESINNQTFAHENIQVLIVDDESIDNTKQVVDEWKNKTKLNIEYFYKKNNNWGSVINFVKSQNLAKGEYITVLDADDTYLPNALECVNNLNKNYDLVIGDFYKKGNKIKFYVPTYSVFVKETKNKIQAQTPFCIPLGKFLNNKLFYQLPELKEKISYQDAIYTANAIYLAESIYHIKKPMGIYNYKRIGNSMTKPWDNQRYRTEIEICLNLLKLDAQEIVAIHIMRNKFRKLLNQSMFSFKTNRKFKFKSLPMSYRWIMWIIFKLFLKKYFRQN from the coding sequence ATGTATAAATTTACAATAATTATTCCAACATATAATAATGCTTTCTATCTAAAAAATGCAATAGAATCAATTAACAATCAAACTTTTGCACACGAAAATATTCAAGTTTTAATTGTTGATGATGAATCAATAGATAATACAAAACAAGTTGTTGATGAATGAAAAAATAAAACAAAATTAAATATTGAATATTTTTATAAAAAAAATAACAATTGGGGTTCTGTTATAAATTTTGTAAAATCTCAAAATTTAGCAAAAGGAGAATACATTACAGTTCTAGATGCTGATGATACATACTTGCCAAATGCATTGGAATGTGTTAACAATTTAAATAAAAATTACGATCTTGTGATTGGGGATTTTTACAAAAAAGGAAACAAAATAAAATTTTATGTTCCTACATATAGTGTTTTTGTTAAAGAAACAAAAAATAAAATTCAAGCACAAACACCTTTTTGCATACCATTGGGTAAATTTTTAAATAACAAACTTTTTTATCAACTACCTGAATTAAAAGAAAAAATATCTTATCAAGATGCAATATATACAGCTAATGCTATTTATTTAGCAGAAAGCATTTATCACATTAAAAAACCAATGGGTATTTACAATTACAAAAGAATAGGTAATTCAATGACTAAACCTTGAGACAATCAACGTTATCGAACGGAGATTGAAATTTGTTTAAATTTATTGAAATTAGATGCTCAAGAAATTGTTGCTATTCATATTATGCGGAACAAATTTCGCAAACTACTAAATCAAAGTATGTTTTCATTCAAAACAAATCGAAAATTTAAGTTTAAATCTCTACCTATGAGTTATCGTTGAATTATGTGAATTATTTTTAAATTATTTTTAAAAAAATATTTTAGACAAAATTAA